CTCCAGTTTGGCTTGACTAAATAATTCAACCTTTCTAAATTTCAGTTtaccttatctttaaaatagggtAATTGTATCCCTTCAAAAAGAgtgctgaggattaaatgagataatatgtatcAAACGTCTCCTAAACATGATACACTGTATTGGTTCAATGGATTAGGGGGCGAGGGGCACGTTGCTGCTGACAGTGGTATTACAGAGCTTTAAATATTCATCTGgtggaagaaaacatttaagtGGGCTATTCTGTTCCAAATTATCCGTGATGATTGCAAAGGGTTACAgtaggaagaattaatatcatcagtcatatgaaattgccatttttttagTGTgggatatttttatcattttaaatgtataacagAAGTTATTTGGAAATTTCCAGATATTTAGGAATTAAACAAGACACTTTCAAATAagccatgggtcaaagaggaaatcatagagggaattagaatatatttttgaattgaatAAAACTAAACcagaacatttcaaaatttgtgggaaagagaagaagagtgCTGAGAGTATAATTTATGGctttaaatgcctatattagaaaaagaagaaaggtctaatATCAATAACCTAAGCTTTTACCTTAAGatgttggaaaaaatatatattatattaaaactcaagaggagaaaaacaataaatgtgaatggaaagcaaaagaaaaatagagaatatcaacTAAACcaaaagattgtttttttaaaagggcaATCAAATTAATTGATGACCCAGTAGGTATATTAAtcaaggaaaaattagaaaatgtgcaGATTACCATTATCTTAAGTGATAAAagaacatcactacagatcttaCATACATAAAAGTAGAATAAGGGAATATTGTAAAGaactttatgctaataaatttgaaagcTTAGGTGAattggacaaatttcttgaaaaataaaaaattctaaaatacatgcaagaaaaagtagaaaatttcaGTAACACTGtatcaattaaagaaattgactttGTATACTGAATTTTTCTTACAATACAAATAAACTTTGCTTCACTGGTTAATTCTAACAAGCGCTTAAGGAAGAAACAATACATTCATTCACaaactctttaagaaaataacagagaaataaatcttttcttaaattattttgtcattgAAAAATTATCctgacacagaaataaaagaaaataaaaaaaaacacccctAACATGAATATTTCTCATGAATATGCACACAAATTCGATAAGAAAACATTAGCAAGTTAAATGTAGCAGTATGTGAAGGATTGGGATTTAGGTACCAAAAGCAAAGTTGGTTTATCTTTAGGAAAACCAAATAATGTCAATCCACCACATTAACCAAATAAATGGTTAAAGAAAACCTGTTTAATTATAtaagtagatgcagaaaaagaatctGGCAAACTTCAATGATCATTCTTGATACTATCTCACAGCAACACAGCAATAGAAGAGAACATTAACTTATTAAACAATGTATAAGAATGccctacaactaacatcatacttaattgtGAAAGACAGTCATTTCCCCTTAAGGTTAGCAACAGGGTACATGGTTCTACTCTCATCGAATCTATTCTTCATTGTAACAAAAGTTCCAGTCAGTCTATACAGcacttcaaagaaataaaagtcatagtgattagaaacaaataagaaaaactgtcttttctcacagatgacataatcttatatgtaaaatttcttagaaatctgaagaaaatatacTATAACTGATAAGTGAATTTAGCTAGGTTGCAGAGACAAGAGCTATGTGCAAAATTCACTTGTATTTCTATATGACAGGAATAATtacaattgaaattaaaaattaacaccTGCTACAGAAGCATAAAAATAAGAACTAGTTAacaacaaatttaacaaaatgtgtgCCCGATTCATAACACTGTAAATACCAAACATtgcagagagaaatttaaaatggtatgataaatggagagatatgaaatgctcatgggtcagaagactcaatattggtGTCAGTTTTCCTTAAAATCATTTCTAGATTCAAATCAATCCCAGTCAAAGCCACGCAGGCATTTTCATAGATATTGACCAGCagtatgtgaaatatatatgcAATGGGCTTTACATGCAATGGAAATAGCCAAActagctttgaaaaagaaaacatttgaaagaatcGCACTACCAAGTTTCAAGTATATCATTGCTATAGTAACAAAATAGGGTATTAGTGTGAAAATAGATATGTAGATCATGGCAGAAAATATCCAGAAACAACCCACACACATAGGAtgagttgattttcaacaaagatgccaaggtaatacaatgaagaaaatgggTCTTTTCGAGAAATTATGCCAGAACAAAGTTGATGTTCTATGTGAAATAATTAACTTTGATTCTGTCCCCAggccaaacacaaaaattaactcaaagtggatcatagacaTAAGTGTAAAAGTTTATGCCTACAacgtctagaagaaaacagaacattttGGCAACCTTGGCATAGGCAAGAATTCCTACACTGGACACAAAAAGCAggaagtgttttaaaaatgactttcacttaattaaaagaaaatacttcagttatttaaaagacactgtgagaggaaaaaaaccaagcCAGACTAAGAGAAAATAGTGACTATTTTAtgcaataaagttgaaaaatagaacaattaagTGACTATCCCTTTCTTGAAATACAGCAATGTGGCTCATTTTGCCTGAGGATAGTATTCTAATGAAATGCCTCACAAAGGGGAAAGGGATGGAGTGTGTCTGGTGGAGCTCCGAATTTCTATGTCCTGGGATAGGAagaacctgtgtgtgtgtgtatgtgtctgtctgtctgtctgtgtgtgttcaCCCCTATGGTACTCAAAATAATGTCCCTCCAAAGATAACCACATCCTCATCCttggaacctgtaaatgttacAGGGGGAATTAAtgttgcagatagaattaagttTGTGAATCAGCCGACTTAAAACTAAAGAGATTATCCTCACTTATCAGAGAGGAGCCACCATACTCACAGAGATCTTTTAAATGTGGAAGAAGAAGGCAATAGAGCCAGTGTACTGTGACGTGAGAAAAACTCAACtagccattgctggctttgaagatggaaagtaAAGGCACATGGAGGCAAAAAGATAGGGGTATCCTCTAGCcattgaaaaaagcaaaaaatgaaaaaaaaattcttctctaGAAGAATATTAAAACATCTAGAATATACTCAATTCTGTTTTAAAGTCTCTGTAATGTGGTATTGATGAAGGAATAGACACAGGCAAAttgaatagaacagaaaatcaTGATATAGTCTCAAATGCGGATGGAAATTTAGCATATGACAATGGTGACGTCTTGATTAAGTAGTGAAAAGATATCTTTGTAATAGAAGTATTGGGTTAAATGGATATCcataaagacaaagacaaaattttcTCTGTGCATTATACTGATATTAAGAGAAATTCCAAATGGGCTAGAGATCTAAATATAGAAAGTGAAATTATGCAACTGATCGACGAAACCATGGGTACAATCCACTATCCTTGTTAATATGGGAAACCTTTGATAACTATAGAAGCAGTAAATCAAAGCACTGTTAAACTGATTacattcaaaaaaaattttttaattcaagagGAGTAAAAtgttatatgagaaaaatatttgcaatcatacCGTGAAGAGTTAATATGTTTAATACGTAAATcctaaaaacagaggaaaagtcAATCAACTCTATAGAAAAAATAGGGCAAGATATGGACTAGtcgcagaaaaaataaaatgcaaatggccCTTAACCCAATCCTATTTCTAGAAATCACttctaaaacacattttcaaatataagaaaagatgTATTCACATGCCTATTCATTGAAGTATTATTTGTAAGGGCAAACAGTGAAAAACCATCAAAAAGACCAATAAATAGGAACTAGTTGGATAATCCAGAGAATACCAACATGGAGAATTATACAACTGTATAAAAAATGAAGAGTATATATTACTATGTTGTCATCTTAAGAtactccataaaataaaaatggcaagatgGCAAAAGAGATATATAGTGTAGTTCAACTATACCGAAGAGAGAGGATGAATGTGCTTATGTCTGTGCTTATAGATGGTTCAGTTAAAAGAATAAGGAAGGGTAAACCATAATATAATAAATGGAAGCCTGTAGAGGGTGGAGCAGAGAATGGAGCTGTGGGGAAGGCATAGAAGTTGAGTGCCTGGATAAATCTTGTTTAGTAGATTTGGTGTTGGaggtgattttgttttctcaaaatcctaatgcaaatttaaattgtataaaggcgctgaatatatttttaaaaataaaacaaaggagtcAGTTTTCTAGGGTTGtcacaacaaagtaccacagtcTGGGTGGCtcgaacaacagaaatgtatttccttagagttctggaggctagaagtctgagatcaaggtgtcagcaggattgcTTTCTTCTGATGGGTATCTCCTTAGcttacagatggctgccttctccttgtaccttcacatggtcttccctctgtgcctgtctgtgtcctaatctcctcttcttataaggacaccagtaatattggattagggcccaccctaatgacctcagtTTACCTTAATTCCCTCTTTCAAGACCCTCTCTCCgaaaacagtcacattctgagggacccAGGGTTAGGACATCAACGTGTGAATTTTAGGGAACACAGTTCTGCCCATAATACTGTCCAAGAGTGGGTGGAGTTGGTGGCTCTTTGGGTAACCATACAGAGAAGGATTCCAAGTGACAAGCACACCCAATAATCAGACCACACCTACCTGGTTGATATGCCTGAAGGATGAAATGGAAATGCgaataagagaaaaatgagttCAAGTGACTAGTACACCCAGTAATCAGATTGTACCCTCCGATGGACATGCCCTAGGGTGAAAAGGAAATGCAGAcaactatttatttttcatggtgCTGGATGTTCTGCAGAAGCTGTGGTACGTCTCAGCTCAGATTGACAGAGGTAAGGCATTTGAGACGTGGGGCACAGACTTTGTGTATCTGATCCACAAGATTGTGGAAGCTGGGCCCAATCTTTTAGGTCCCTTGACATTAAGGAGGTAGACAGACCTCCAAAGCCAGCCAGCCCAGTTTCTGTCTACAAGTGGATGGGGGAGCTGGGCTAGAAAAAGTTCATACGTTGATTTATGCTTGGTGTCCCCCAGGGCCCACCATGGATCCCTCATTCCTGCTGGCCTTTCCTTTGCTCCTGGCTCTGTCAACACCTTGCAGTGCTTGTATTTGTAAACTTCAGCACCCTCAGACATTTTACTGCACATCAGATGTGGGTGAGTCTGGTGAGACACCAGAGGAGTCTCCACCAAGGGGGGGTCTCCCCAGGGTGTAGAAATGCAGAGGTGGGAGAGTCGTGATGATCTGAACATTGTCTCTAAGAGACTAGGATGAGGGCATCTTAAATCAATGAACCTCTGGGTCTCTGAcccattttttcttcctctcagtcGTAATAGCTGATATATTAGGACCAGGAAAAGACACCAAGACAAAACGAGGATTGCAAGTCAATGTCACTCAGGTAAACCCAACACCTCCTTCCTTCTTAGCTCCTTCCCTCAAAACAAACAAGACTCTCCAATCTGCTCTTGCTAAGGGAATGGGATGGTTTACTGGAGCCCAGCAACTCCTATGAAAATCTAAtgtcctgggggccggccccgtggccgagcggttaagtccGCGCACTCGGCTGtggtggcccacggttttgctggtttggatcctgggcacggacatggcactgctcgtcaggccacgttgaggcagcgtcccacatgacacaactagcaggacgtgcaactaagatatacaactatgtactggggggatttggggagataaagcagaaaaaaaacaaaagagagagattggcaacacttgttagctcaggtgccaatatttagaaaaaaaaaaatctaaggtcctagcctctctttccctcctatCATAGATACTCAAGGCTCCCGGGAAAAATCTGAGAATCCAGAACATCTACTCACCCCTGAAATTTGAGGACTGTGGTTATGAACTGAGGACTAATTTCCAATCACAATTACTCATCGCAGGTGAGCACCCTGTCCACGTACAATCCCTCAACCTTGCTACTCCCCTGAAAGGAGCACTCTACTTCTGCGACTCTACAGCAACAAGGACCAAGGGTCCCCTCTCCATGATCTGGGCAAATGCTGGACCATCATTCATGGCTGACGGGACCAGCCTCAGGGTTTCCAGATCCTCTGGGGCTGACTACCTAGGGCCCATAGCATGTCCTTCCCAAGGGCATCCATACACACTCTGCTGACTCTCAGGCCATGCTCTCTGATCACTGCAGGCTATCTGAGGAGGGGGAAACTGCACTTCACAAGATGTCATCTGGTTTATTTCTGGTACCAGCTCACCACAGAGCAGAGATTAGGTTTCCAGGCCGCATACAGAATGGGATGCAGCTGTCAAGTGAGTGTTCTCCTCAGTATTTTTTCTCTGTGGCCCAGGAATGGATCCTTGTCCCATTTTCTTGTTCCCAGATCTTCCTCCCTGTTATCTCCCTCTCTCAATGACCTCTGCTCCCTCACCTTCCTCCTGTTTCctggcctccccgccccccacgcttccttcctgtttcctggtctctccttccctctgcttccttcctgttcCCTGGCCCATCTCACTATCCCCCTTAGCCTCTCCCTGTATTCAGACCCCTGCTGCCCTTGTCTTTTCAGGATGGGGTTTGTGAATAGGAGGTGTGAAGGGAGTGGCAACAAGTCCTGTATCTACCTCCACCCCTAGGTTCAACCCTGCATCGGCTGCTGGCGCCCCTGTCCTGAACCTGATTTGACAGAGTGTGTGTGGAAACAAAGAGACTGTGACTACAGTATATGGGCGGGAAACCAGTCCATGTTTTCCATGTGTATCCCCTCCGCATCTGGTCACTGTGAATGGGCCCGTGTCCCGAACAACTACCGACAACAGACCCCATTTCCACCTTCTTCTTCAGTCCCTGCTGctgtaaaaataatttaggattttaatagtcttttccTTGACCTGGCTAATGTTAACAGAATTGAGTTAGCTTTGTACATATTCAGTGAGTTACTCGCGTAAGTTTTACTTTCTGCAAGTAGTGCATGCatcaataaaatttacaaaaataaatcccAAGCTGACGAAGCCCACCCTGGGGACAAATTTCCTTTATCATCTCGATTCTACAATTATCTTTTACCTTTTATTCATCCAGCAACAGCATACCTGACCTGAAGCCTTCCCAATCCAGGGTTTCTGACATTTCCTCATCTTACTAAAACCAAGAGCCCTGGGTCCAGACAAAGGAATAAATGCAGAGAGACTTGGGTCAGACTCCACCAGACATGCCCTGGGCCTTCCCCAGATAATTTGTAGAACCAAAAGCCACTGGGTGAGGGGGAAAGGATATTCTTTGTTCCCACAGAATCAAGACTtctttgcaaatataaaaatcattcctCGTCATGTTAAAGTCctgagaataaaatataaaacttttcaatttttataagaGCACAAAAGGGAATATCGTTAGGATTTCAAATCACACAAGGCAccaaatatgaaggaaaatattgataaatttgacaactttttaaaataacacagctttccaaaaataaaagcaccataaatactataaaaatataacatgtgGACATAGATTGGAATCGTAGAGGATTTACAGCTTTCTGGTAAAAATAAGGTCTGACCAATGATTGTTTTGGGGAATTGACTGAACTGTTCCTATGAACATAATTTATCcacttagggggctggcccagcggcatagtggttaagattgtgcactctgctttggcaggccagggtttgtGGATTCGGgtctcaggcgtggacctacacatggctcatcaagccacactgtggcaggcatcccacatacaaaataaagtaagattggcaaggatgttcgctcagggccaatcttctccaccaaaataaaaaaaaaatatagggCCCTTCCAAAAAtagtctcttctttctttctttgttttacttattttttaaaaagttttgaataatattagatttacaaaaaaaggTGCCAAGATGGTAGAGAGGATTTATATATACCCTTCACCTAGTTTGCCCTGATGATAACATCTGATGTAACAACAGCACAttcatcaaaactaagaaattaatatgACTATAATATTATTAGCTAAATTCTGTTCAGAATTCtacagcttttccttttttcagttccagaatccaatccaggaCACTGCAGAAATTAGTTGTCTTGTCTCCTCAGCCTTCTCTGGTCTGTGACAACTTcttagtttaattttgtttttgacgACTTGGCAATTTTACAGAGTTCTGGTCAGGTGTTCCATAGACTGTCCCTCAATTTTGGTTTGTTTGGTGTATTTCCATGATTAGACTGGGGATattaatttgggggaagaataCCACAAACAGGAAGTACTTTTCTCATTGCACCATATCACAAGTACATGGTATTGACATTATGTCAGTGGTGGTGTTAACATTGATACCTTGGTTAacgtggtgtctgccaggtttctccactgtaaagccacgatttttccttttctatactCTATTGGCCataccccttttttttttttttttggttagggttgaggaaggttaaccctgagctaacatccaccaccaagcctcctctttttgctgaggaagactggccctgagctaacatctgtggccaacttcctctattttatatgtggaatgcctgccacagcctgactTGATAAGTGATGCGTAGGTCCatgctcgggatctgaacctgcgaaccccaggccaccaaagctgagcgtgtgaacttaaccactacaccactgggctagacCCCTCCCATTTTTTTGAATTGGACAATGGAACTTAGAAACCCATATCTGGACACTGGGTTATTCATTGCTACTGGAGTGTTAtggcttctaggccctctcagtaGACAGAGttggaaatatatgtatgtatactaattcatgtatatacacatagttataactctttttctctctctctcatatatattaaaataaacatgagttTATGCTGTCTCCAACATGTAATACAGGGTTCATTCTAGTCCTTGACCCTTGATTATTTGTATCCTTTTTCTCTGACAATAAGAACCTGACTcccattttatataatttatgtacttCTTTGTTCAACCCTAGTAAACAGGTAAAGTAGTCTCAGAATTgtctgtgaaaataaatttaccaACCAGAGTACCAAATTCATGTCGTTTTACATAAATCcatttgttaaaactcaaatGCACATGGTCCCTACCCTCAAGCACCAAAGGTACCCAAGTGTACCTGGGTCCTTTCTGGAGGGGAAGCCCTGCAGGGGAGATGGTGCTCCTGGCACAGTCCCAGAATCTGAGTGGACTTACATGCAGTGTCAGGAATAAAGGCACTGCCTGATATTTACACCTCTACGATCTCCATCTAACTTATGCAGATCCCCGATTTCAATCTTCCCATAAGCAGGTCTTCCTATTTAAAATCCTCAGAATAAGATAGAGCTCCTACAAAGAATCCTGAAGCTGAGTGGGCATAGTTGTGGTTAATAGGCATAGAGTAGGCTGAAAAATCCATGCATAAATTGTCCAGATCTCCCCCTCCCTGGAGTCCAAATACCAACCTTGGAATCAGAGGAGGATCTGGGACAGAGAACACCTGTAGGACAGATGGCATACCTGGCAGAGACTTGGGTAACCATATGGGCACAGGGAGGTTTTCTGTGGCTACaaggctcacacacacacacacagagttacaaaagtgtttataaatatttgtgtatacaCAGGTAACATATTTCCTAGCTTTCTCTGGTGAGaacctaaatgaaatgaaatttatcAGTTGCATAGACAATAGTTTCTTAGGgcacaaaaagtaaaaattataaaagaccAAGTGGCTAACTACGCCTCATTAAAGTTTAAAACTCCCACTCttcaaaagctaaaaataaaagagaaagccCCAGAGAGAGGAGCTATGTGCAAAACACGCATCTGACAAACGTACTGTCTcctgaatttattaaaataaaaaaagaaagaaattaaaaacctctTAGCACtcaagaataaaaggaaaaagaaaaaatataaatgggcaaaatattgGGATAGATGCTACATAAAACGTGATATATGAATGGTCAACAGACTCCACAAATACTTActattggaaaaatataaataaaacttctataagataccacttcatattcACTACAatgactaaaactaaaa
This genomic window from Equus przewalskii isolate Varuska chromosome 3, EquPr2, whole genome shotgun sequence contains:
- the LOC103555245 gene encoding metalloproteinase inhibitor 1-like produces the protein MVLDVLQKLWYVSAQIDRGPTMDPSFLLAFPLLLALSTPCSACICKLQHPQTFYCTSDVVVIADILGPGKDTKTKRGLQVNVTQILKAPGKNLRIQNIYSPLKFEDCGYELRTNFQSQLLIAGYLRRGKLHFTRCHLVYFWYQLTTEQRLGFQAAYRMGCSCQVQPCIGCWRPCPEPDLTECVWKQRDCDYSIWAGNQSMFSMCIPSASGHCEWARVPNNYRQQTPFPPSSSVPAAVKII